tatttcgtagcataatatgaactcatttataaaagcttttttttcatattagcgttttataagtttaaattcgggtagtacctacccgttaagttcatacttagtagctaatatacaattcaactactacaattctatatgaaaaactgattataataatatttagcgttcaaacttttatacaatattttacaaacttacaataccgcttattttacataaagcatgaaatatagcacacaataactttgatacaagatagttgtgaagataattctagctagtacacaagtcgttcagcaaaggcaataaagacacgtaattcatacgtccagaaacaagtcatgcattctggttttactaggactacttcccatccttggtcttgtggaacataaccgttatggccattgataagacagcgtgttgtaacgtcgtcaaagggacgagggttacgtaatgtccaacagtcccgtaacaatctaaaaacctcatttcttaccccaattaccgactccgtcacttgtgggaacgttttgtttaatagttgtagcccgatgttcttgttctcactttggtgagaagcgaacattactaatctgtaagcataacatgcttctttatgttgcatgttagccgctttttctaaatcacgaagtccaatattcggatatattgagtcaaaataatttcttaacccattacgtaaaatagcatttgggttccccgcaatatatgcgtcaaagtaaacacatcgtaacttatggatttcccaatgtgatatcccccatctttcgaacgaaagccttttataaaccaaggcattcttggaacgttcttcgaatgtcttacaaactgatctcgccttaaatagttgtgccgaagaattctgaccgactctagacaagatttcatcaatcatgtctcagggtaggtctcttaaaatattgggttgtctatccattttgtgtttttatactgtaaaatagacaagagttagatttataaaaaaaaaatacttattaatacaagcaatttttacatatatcataaagcataagcacactatattacatatattacgccacacgaatacaactatcttattccgactcgcttgtttcttcctcttcggttttggatcgttttgccaagtttctagggatatatgatgttcccctaatacgagccgtcgtaatccacattggtttagaaaaacctggtggtttagaggttcccgggtcattgttacaacttaaggacttcgggggttgacgatacatataaagttcatcggggttggaattagatttctctatttttatgccctttcccttattattttcttttgcctttttaaattcagttggggtaatttctataacatcatcggaattctcgtcggaatccgattcatcggagaattggtaatcctcccaatattttgcttccttggcggaaacaccattgaccataattaaccttggtcggttggttgaggattttcttttacttaaccgttttattatttcccccaccggttctatttcttcatccggttccgattcttcttccggttccgattcttcttccggttccgactcttcttccggttcctcttcgggaacttgtgaatcagtccacgaatcattccaatttacatttgactcttcattattattaggtgagtcaatgggacttgttctagaggtagacatctatcacataatatcaaacgcgttaagagattaatatatcacataatattcacatgttaaaaatatatagtttccaacaaaatttgttaagcaatcatttttcaagtaaacacggttgaagtccagactcactaatgcatcctaacaaactcgataagacacactaatgcaaaattctggttctctaagaccaacgctctgataccaactgaaatgtcccgttcttattgattaaaaacgttccatattaattgatttcgttgcgaggttttgacctctatatgagacgtttttcaaagactgcattcattttaaaacaaaccataacctttatttcatcaataaaggtttaaaaagctttacgtagattatcaaataatgataatctaaaatatcctgtttacacacaccattacataatggtttacaatacaaatatgttacaacaaaataagtttcttgaatgcagtttttacacaatatcatacaagcatggactccaaatctcgtccttatttaagtatgcgacagcggaagctcttaataatcacctgagaataaacatgcttaaaacgtcaacaaaaatgttggtgagttataggtttaacctatatatatcaaatcataataatagaccacaagatttcatatttcaatacacatcccatacatagagataaaaatcattcatatggtgaacacctggtaaccgacattaacaagatgcatatataagaatatccccatcattccgggacacccttcggatatgatattaatttcgaagtactaaagcatccggtactttggatggggtttgttaagcccaatagatctatctttaggattcgcgtcaattagggtgtctgttccctaattcttagattaccagacttaataaaaaggggcatattcgatttcgataattcaaccatagaatgtagtttcacgtacttgtgtctattttgtaaatcatttataaaacctgcatgtattctcatcccaaaaatattagattttaaaagtgggactataactcactttcacagatttttttacttcgtcgggaagtaagacttggccactggttgattcacgaacctataacaatatatacatatatatcaaagtatgttcaaaatatatttacaacacttttaatatattttgatgttttaagtttattaagtcagctgtcctcgttagtaacctacaactagttgtccacagttagatgtacagaaataaatcgataaatattatcttgaatcaatccacgacccagtgtatacgtatctcagtattgatcacaactcaaactatatatattttggaatcaacctcaaccctgtatagctaactccaacattcacatatagagtgtctatggttgttccgaaatatatatagatgtgtcgacatgataggtcgaaacattgtatacgtgtctatggtatctcaagattacataatatacaatacaagttgattaagttatggttggaatagatttgttaccaatttttacgtagctaaaatgagaaaaattatccaatcttgttttacccataacttcttcattttaaatccgttttgagtgaatcaaattgctatggtttcatattgaactctattttatgaatctaaacagaaaagtataggtttataatcggaaaaataagttacaagtcgtttttgtaaaggtagtcatttcagtcgaaagaacgacgtctagatgaccatgttagaaaacatacttccactttgagtttaaccataatttttggatatagtttcatgttcatattaaaaatcattttctcagaataacaacttttaaatcaaagtttatcatagtttttaattaactaacccaaaacagcccgcggtgttactacgacggcgtaaatccggttttacggtgtttttcgtgtttccaggttttaaatcattaagttagcatatcatatagatatagaacatgtgtttggttgattttaaaagtcaagttagaaggattaacttttgtttgcgaacaagtttagaattaactaaactatgttttagtgattacaagtttaaaccttcgaataagatagctttatatgtatgaatcgaatgatgttatgaacatcattactaccttaatttcctcggataaacctactggaaaagaaaaaaatggatctagcttcaacggatccttggatggctcgaagttcttgaagcagaatcatgacacgaaaacaagttcaagtaagatcatcacttgaaataagattgttatagttatagaaattgaaccaaagtttgaatatgattattaccttgtattagaatgataacctactgtaagaaacaaagatttcttgaggttggatgatcaccttacaagattggaagtgagctagcaaacttgaaagtattcttgattttatgtaactagaacttgtagaatatatgaagaacacttagaacttgaagatagaacttgagagagatcaattagatgaagaaaattgaagaatgaaagtgtttgtaggtgtttttggtcgttggtgtatggattagatataaaggatatgtaattttgttttcatgtaaataagtcatgaatgattactcatatttttgtaattttatgagatatttcatgctagttgccaaatgatggttcccacatgtgttaggtgactcacatgggctgctaagagctgatcattggagtgtatataccaatagtacatacatctaaaagctgtgtattgtacgagtacgaatacgggtgcatacgagtagaattgttgatgaaactgaacgaggatgtaattgtaagaatttttgttaagtagaagtattttgataagtgtattgaagtctttcaaaagtgtataaatacatattaaaacactacatgtatatacattttaactgagtcgttaagtcatcgttagtcgttacatgtaagtgttgttttgaaacttttaggttaacgatcttgttaaatgttgttaacccaatgtttataatatcaaatgagattttaaattattatattatcatgatattatcatgtatgaatatctcttaatatgatatatatacattaaatgtcgttacaacgataatcgttacatatatgtctcgtttcaaaatcattaagttagtagtcttgtttttacatatgtagttcattgttaatataattaatgatatgtttacttatcataatatcattttaactatatatataaccatatatatgtcatcatatagtttttacaagttttaacgttcgtgaatcaccggtcaacttgggtggtcaattgtctatatgaaacctatttcaattaatcaagtcttaaaaagtttgattgcttaacatgttggaaacatttaatcatgtaaatatcaatctcatttaatatatataaacatggaaaagttcgggtcactacaaattaggggccatttccctaattcctaggctactagacttgaagggcgatatttagtttgataatccaaccatagaatgtagttttgcatacttgtgtctattttgtaaaacatttataaagctgcatgtattttcatcccaaaatattagattttaaaagtggctatagctcactttcacagatttttacttcgtcaggaagtaagacttggccactggtcgattcacgaacctaaaacaaatatgtacatatatatcaaagtatgttcaaaatatatttacaacatttttttaatacgttttaatgttttaaatattttcagtcagttgtcctcgttagtaacctacaactagttgtccatagttagatgtacagaaataaactgatatatattatcttgacctaatccacaacccagtgtatacacgtctcaggctagatcacaactcaaagtatatatatttttggaatcaacctcaaccctgtatagctaactccaacattactgcatatagagtgtctatggttgttccaaataatatatatatagatgggtcgatatgatatgtaaaaacatttgcatacgtgtctatggtatcccaagattacataatatattagaatatatgtataatacaatataagttagctaggatatgatttgtatagatttgttaccaattttcacgtagctacaacaagtaaaaatatccaatcttgttttacccataacttcttcgttttaaatctgttttgagtgaatccaattgctatggtttcatattgaacttaagtttatgaatatatacagaaaaagtataagtttatagtcagaaatataggttacaagtcatttttgtaaaggtagtcatttcagtcgaaagaacgacgtctagatgaccattttggaaaacatacttccactttgagtttaatcatgatttttggatatagtttcatgttcataagaaaaataattttcccagaagaacaacttttaaatcaaagtttatcatagtttttaattaactaacccaaaacagcccgcggtgtttctacgacggcgtatatccagttttacggtatttttcgtgttttcaggttttaaatcattaagttagcatatcatatagatatagaacatgtgtttagttgattttaaaagtcaagttagaaggattaacttttttttgcgaacaagtttagaattaactaaactatgttctagtgattataagtttaaaccttcgaataaggtagttttatatatatgaatcgaatgatgttatgaacatcattactaccttaggttttgtggataaacctactggaaataagaaaaatatatctagcttcaaaggatccttggatggcttgaaagttcttgaagcagaatcatgacacgaaaacaagttcaagtaagattttcactcgaaataagattgttatagttatagaaattgaatcaaagtttgaatatgagtattaccttgtattagaaagacatcttactgtaaataagaaagatttcttgaggttggatgatcactttacaagattggaagtaagcaagcaaacttggaagtattcttgattttatgaaactagaacttatagaatttatgaagaacttgagagagatcaatttgatgaagaaaattgatgaatgaaagtgtttgtaggtgtttttggtcgttggtatatggattagatataaaggatgtgtaattttgtttacatgtaaataagtcatgaatgattactaatatttttgtaattttatgagatatttcatgctagttgccaaatgatggttcccacatatgttaggtgactcacatgggatgctaaaagctgatcattggagtgtatataccaatagtacatacatctaaaagctgtgtattgtacgagtacgaatacgggtgcatacgagtagaattgttgatgaaactgaacgaggatgtaattataagcatttttgttaagtagaagtattttgataagtgtcttgaagtctttcaaaagtgtataaatacatattaaaacactacatgtatatacactttaactgagtcgttaagtcatcgttagtcgttacatgtaaatgttgttttgaagcctttaggttaacgatcctgttaagtgttgttaacccattatttattatatcaaatgagatattaaattattacattatcatgatattatgatataataatatatcttaatatgatatatatacaattaaatgtcgttacaacgataatcgttacatatatgtctcgtttcgaaatcattaagttagtagtcttgtttttacatatgtagttcattgttaatatacttaatgatatgtttacttatcataataccatgttaactatatatatatccatatatatgacatcatatagtttttacaagttttaacgttcgtgaatcaccggtcaacttgggtggtcaattgtctatataaaacctatttcaattaatcaagtattaattagtttgattgcttaacatgttggaaacacttaatgatataaatattaatttcatttaatatatataaatatggaaaagttcgggtcactacatcattttTTGACCCCTTACCATCCCCAAACTAGCGGTCAAGTTGAGAATACTAATCGGGCCTTAAAAAGGATTTGGAGAAGATGGTTAGTAATAACCCTAAGATTTGGTCAACCAAACTAGATGAAGCGTTGTGGGCATTTAGAATCGCCTACAAGATACCCATAGGAACTACACCTTTTCGTCTAatgtatgggaaggcatgtcatatTCCGGTTGAGGTTGAACACAAGGCATTTTGGGCAATTAAGGAGATAAACCTAGACCTAGAAAGAGCTAAGGAAAAATGGGTGACACAAATGCATGAATTAGAGGAGCTTAGGTTAGAGGCATATGATAACTCTTTGgtatacaaagagaaaactaagtgTTGGCACGATGCCCGACTCAAAGGTCCCAAAGAATTTAATCCAAACGATAAGGTCTTAGTTTACAACTCCCGCTTTAAGTTCTCACCCGGTAAGTTGAAATCTAGATGGACGGGTTCATACATTGTTAAGAAAGCTTATCCTACGTGTTATGTGGAGTTATATGGGAATGGGAACACTTTCAAGGTAAATGATCATAGATTAAGGTTTATAGAGATGACGTCAATTCTATTGAGCTTGATGACATCAAGCTCTACCCAAAATGACACCTTTGCCCTAAAATGGGTCAAGTGATAGACCCGTGATCAAAACAATCACGCTTGTGTATATTTGTGCATTTAGGATTTCATTTCATAtagacttgtatgatattatgtttttataGGTTGTATTTGCATAtagttgcatttcatgcatttgGGTAAACCGGAAAACGTCAAAAAtagtttgtgaatgggtcaaaatggaATAAAATTGGAAAAACTGCAATCAGGTACAAAAGCGGCGCTTTTGCCGTAGGAGCGGTGCTTTTCATTTCCACTAGCGACGCTTCTGCTACAGGAGCGACACTTTAACCTGTGATTTTGGGTCAAAAATGGACAGTAGTCAAGAACAGCGCTTTTCTTATGGAAAGCAGCGCTTTTGTTTTCTCGATAGTGGCGCTTTGATTTGAAAAGCGACGCTTTTCTAATACTGCAGGAACGGCGCTCCTACTTCAGGAACGGCGCTCCTGTACCTGGGCTGTCAAGTTTTAAATACGACTCAAACACTTCATTTTCTCCACCCACTTCATTTATTCTCTCATATTGCGACCAAGGGTCAGCTACTTTAGCCCCATGCACCAATTTACATCTTTTGTGGAGATTTCTTGCATCTTAATCATCATCTAACATGAGTAAAGTAAGATTCATGCTTCATTATCACTTTTCTTCAATTATTTGCATGATTCTTGCTATGTTCTTGTTTCTTCTCATTTCTAGATCTATAAGAAATTGATGATGTTTATACTAAATTGGTGATGAATCCTTGTTATTATCATGATTCCTAACATGATTTGCATGTTTGATTTTGAAAATTTACACTTTGAATTTTTAGGGTTCTTCCCAATTTGGGGCTTTTTCAAAGATGATGTTTAATTGAGAATGTAATGATGCAATTGGTCATTCTATGCTTCTATGTTATGTCTACATCAAAAAGAAACCAACTTTCATGCTTATTTGAGATTAATTGAATTTAGGGTTCTTGATTCTTTGACTTTTGATTAAGTTTGGCCAATTGGGGTGTGTTTACAATTGAACCTTGCTTGTTAATTATTTTGCTTGTTGACTTGGCTAAATTGCTATACTAAAATGCATGCTCCTAGTTTTAAGCTtgttttgacttttgactttgactaGAGTTGACTTTTTGCAATTAGGCCATGTTGTTTATGATTGAATATTGTGAAGCCTTATCCTGAAACTAAATGTAGGGGACACATTTCCCCACcattatttgtatgtgatatatttgaTGGTTGCtaatgtcatgaaaacattttttcccGTATTGTTTGTTGAGTCTATTACAGGGAACTACTTCTAAAGGAGAGGTAAGTGTTACATCCACCGATGTTCATGAGTGGTTGCAAGTGATTTTAATGGATGAAACAACTCAAGATCAAGTGATTAGTAGTATACACACTCCAGTGTGCCCAGCAAGGTACATCTATTGAATCGAGATCGAATTAGTGGGGTTAGGTCATCAAATTCCGGAAACATTCACGGTTGAGCAGGGTAATAAAATTATGCGCACATGGGAGATGCTCCTTTACATGAAAGAGAGTGTTTATCCATTGCTAACCCGTGAGTTCTTAGCAACTCTTAGGGTTGATTTCAAGGTCGCCTCTCCATGGATCCGCAACTACCTCAGGTTCCGGCTAGGGGGTGCAGAATGGCAAATGAGCATGGCCCAATTCATAGCATGCCTAGGTCTCTACACAGATTCTGATCCAGATTCAACCTTTGCATACTTGGCAAAATGCGAAACCTACAACCCAAATGAGTTTGATCTCAAGCAAGCATGGGGTGAAATTAGTCATGTCAAACCAATCCCCGATAATCTAGTCCCAAGTGCGCTCAAAAGCCCCATACTTAGGTGCATCCAAAGGTTCATCGCTCACTCGGTCTTCCACCGAACGGTGGATGTTGATAAGATTGCAATGTTTGATATTTGGTTGATTCATGCTATCCACAAGAAGAAGCACATTCACATTCCCAACCTTATAGCAAGTTATCTATTCGACGCAAGTGGTGAGAAGTCGGGATTCCCAAGTGTTGGTGGTCATTACGTGACCCGCATCACAAAGTTCGTAAAGGTGAATTTCAATGAATCGGAGGAGGTACCCATGGAGCGGTTGGGTTATCATGAGTGCATTTGGAGGGGCTTCTAGATGTCAAGCGAACACTCAACGGGAATTTGGTAATAAATTTTCATCATGGTCTGTGAACGatttatcttttaaatgagcatgTAACTTAACTAAAAATTTGGTACTTGTATGTGTGAAACTTTGAATGGTCGATTCGGTGTGAGGTAGTAGACTTATATTGCTACTCTCACACATGAACATCTCTATGATTGTAATAATTTGACATGGGCGTGTTTGGATATTCTTGTGGTTGTATGTATGTTCTTGCTTGTTATGGTTTTTAGTGGCAGGATACACCTTattgatgattgatccaagcctggcattaagttcaggcgcCAAGATCATCGACTTGCATTCCCTTGGTGATTAAGTTTCTCGAATGGTAACAACAAAGATCGTTTGATCTTCGCCGGTTTTTACTTTCTTTCCTCTCATCTTTTCTATTTCAAAATGTCCCTCATTTTCACTTATTCTACCGCTTTAATGCAATGAGAGCATTGCATACGCTAAATGTTGGTGGAGAGTTAAAATTTCGGGCCATTTTGAAGCTATTTCGAGTAAACGTATCACATGCGATATAAAGTTCAAATCTTGCGATGTCGaacaatttttggaacaagtttttaaccattaaACTAATTCATATCATAAACACCTAGAATGGTTAAGActtgtaaaaattttcaaaattttttggggaaaagtaaagtcttttccaagtttttcaaaacttaaggaagtaaagtcttcccgaTTTCAAAAAGTTCGGTGGTTAAAGTCCAAACTCTTATGTTTCAAATAAACTTGAATGGTTAAttcacttggtgtaggagacttcctaatctacaccatttcacatttagctatgctaagtgtcgtgggaagaggagccttgagcttcacaaagtgctatcctttttaggagcaatggcttcgtgctagtgttgctagacaacacaacccatagccaaaagctatggcacccttgcgcatgcaattaacggaaaggtagtaactacttcctaccttttcttaaaataagcataaaagcttgttatgtgggaagtaggtaagcatcatctcattttggaagtaaagtcttccaaacttggaagtaaagtctttcaagttatgtttgttccaagcttgggagtaaagtctcccaagtcaagcttgattatttgaaaggaagttaaagtcttcctagtgcttcaaaaATTTGGAATTGGTGGACTCTCTTATTTAGCTACGTGGGTCCCTAATTCTACGAACCTCCGTTAATGCTtttgccctactatgagagaaaccatagagttgtgatagaaagcctGATGAGTGCCGGTTACCCCATGCCCGAGTAACTAAATAAAGGTGGGGTACCCAATCCCTTACCTTTAGCACACCCACCTTAACCATATTCTTGGAATTGACAGTTATCAATTGGACTTGACGACATATATTTGGAATTGATGATCATTCTTGGAATTGACAaaaaataggtgttttgggggcatggaggtggaagagggataacCATTGTGGGTTGATGAAGTGAGCATTCTTTTTGGAAGCGTATTCTTTAGTGGTGATGTGTACGATTTTCTTGGCCCTTATTCATTTCGAGGTGCATTTTACATATTTTGGGTACACTTTGAGTTTGTTCGAGTAGGCTTATATTTGATGTGATCGAttagtttgatgagtttatggctatcccgtgaatcctacatatttggtcaaggtcaaggaggtcaagtTCGAGTTTGTAATAATTTGATACTTTGTGATTGGTGTCTGATGACCTTCTCTAGACgaagttgactttgaccgggggcatgactggttcgggtagacttaggcttgaattatgTTTATGTTAGTGTTTGAGGATTGAAGATTAGAAGGTATTATTTGGAGCTTGAGTTAAGCTTGTGTTAGTAGAAGAAGAGGATGATTGTGCTTGGTCCTAGCAAGTGCAAGTTTTTGGAGAACACTATAGCCATCTAGTGCATATTCATGAAAGGTATCACATTGAGCTTAACCTTCTTGCGCTTTGGCATTGTTCACTTATTTGTTCTCTATCTCCAAAGCTTGTTTCGTCGATTGTTTACTTGAGGATAAGCAaagattcaaatgtagggggtttgatatcgctccatttatatatgttttatttcgcgatatctacctcactttgctcggtttatgactatcttggagcctattttgtgtgctattgagctaaatggtagattaagggctaaggagttgatttgtatctctatgtatgCATGTTTAGGTATAGGTTTTTATACATGCTTATGTGTGTGTGGGAGcatatttatgtgtgtgtgtgtgtgcgtgcgcGCGAGCGAGCGAGCGTGCGAGCTTGTGTGTGCTTGTGtgtgttttgattgtttgcatgtCTACTGGAAATTACATATTACTGCGCATTATATTATTCATGATATCTGTCTTACTGCTGTGCATTACTATTTTATGTGTTTTCTTTTTGGCTACTTTGTATGGTTGCACCTTCCTACGcgcacataactcttacaggtacgtatgCCCTCACTATAGCGTTTTAATGAGTTTTcttggccggaggtcctttaggaagaaatctcttggctctcgagtagagggtgggacgatcttatctagtcgcgggttctatacccgcgggtggagtagtgac
This genomic window from Rutidosis leptorrhynchoides isolate AG116_Rl617_1_P2 chromosome 2, CSIRO_AGI_Rlap_v1, whole genome shotgun sequence contains:
- the LOC139889597 gene encoding uncharacterized protein, giving the protein MVSNNPKIWSTKLDEALWAFRIAYKIPIGTTPFRLMYGKACHIPVEVEHKAFWAIKEINLDLERAKEKWVTQMHELEELRLEAYDNSLVYKEKTKCWHDARLKGPKEFNPNDKVLVYNSRFKFSPGKLKSRWTGSYIVKKAYPTCYVELYGNGNTFKGTTSKGEVSVTSTDVHEWLQVILMDETTQDQVISSIHTPVCPARYIY